The sequence ATAATTACTGCAATATCATCCTTGCTCTTAATGCCTGTTCTTTGATATAATATGATTTATCTTGAAAGAATGACGGTAGACTGAATTTTGCCTCAAATTTCGGGCCGGTTTTAAGCCCTCTGGAAAGGATTCTCCCGTGAAATGCTATGAGATGACAGGCTGCAGTGAAAAACAGCGGTCCACCTGCCTTGCTTGGACCAGCTTTAAGGATAATCTTGAAGAGATGGAGGATATCCAGTGCTGGATTATCAAGGGGTATGCAAGTGAGGGAGAATGTGTGAAATCCCGGAAATGCAAAAAGTGCAACTATTATCTGGCAATGAACCGTAATTCTGGAATCGCATCGGAAATTGACGCAGATACAGCGATTATCACCTGTGAGGGAACACTTAACAATGACAGTACCGCCGCGCTTGAAAAAGTATGGGAGAATCTTAAAAAGAACGGCAAGTTCAAGGTGATTCTGGATATAACGAGAGTAAACAATATCTATTCATGCGGCTTGGGGATGCTGGTCAGGATACATAAGGAGGCCATCGAGGGAGGAGGCGCCCTTGTTGTTGCAGGAGCCCGGGGATATGTCCAGGTCATATTTACAAGTACAAAACTTGCAAAGATAATTCATCTGGTTTCCAACAGAATAGCCGCTGTAGAGTATTTCGAGCAGCAGAAGAAAAAGAAGGAAGAGGCCGAGAGACTGGCCGCCGAGGAAGCCAGAAAGGCGCAGATTAAGAAACGTGTACCCTGCTATAAATACTGGAACAATCAGAATCCCCGCAACGCCACAAAATGCAACGAGTGTTTCAGAAAACTCTCCGATTCAACTACTCCGTGCTGGATAGTCGAAGGGCTGAT comes from Fibrobacter sp. and encodes:
- a CDS encoding STAS domain-containing protein produces the protein MKCYEMTGCSEKQRSTCLAWTSFKDNLEEMEDIQCWIIKGYASEGECVKSRKCKKCNYYLAMNRNSGIASEIDADTAIITCEGTLNNDSTAALEKVWENLKKNGKFKVILDITRVNNIYSCGLGMLVRIHKEAIEGGGALVVAGARGYVQVIFTSTKLAKIIHLVSNRIAAVEYFEQQKKKKEEAERLAAEEARKAQIKKRVPCYKYWNNQNPRNATKCNECFRKLSDSTTPCWIVEGLIEGISFQYVNEDCECCKYFLEFGQQDE